In the genome of Gadus chalcogrammus isolate NIFS_2021 chromosome 21, NIFS_Gcha_1.0, whole genome shotgun sequence, one region contains:
- the LOC130374980 gene encoding inverted formin-2-like: protein MAARAKWGTAKDLVTSSGPDADAQLDANLEDADPELCIRLLQVPTVTNYSGLLRRLQSSSTAWKVQFLELRGLDLLLEALERVSGRGCLHITDALLQLKCVACVRAVMNSKTGLDFMLDNQGYVRTLAQALDTSNMMVKMEVFRLLSCITLYKVSGHQQTVDALEHYKSLKKQQYRFSVIMNELHATDNVDYLETLMGMVNTLLHGLDDLRKRDKLRKEFIGLQLLDLLPRLRDMDDMNLNHQCETFENSLAEDEDDMMEMYGGINMSSHQDVFTSLFTRVSSTPASLHLLSVLQALLLVSPNRTDVWGVLETLGDRAMLLSQDDQIPEESAEQLLSRFLPSKALPPPVSPNRRVPTTDMAVQTVLMDSLSDLSQTTNLSPPPPPPPPPLPPCLGGPPPPPPPPSLPPCLGGPPPPPPPPPLPPCLGGPPPPPPPPPPPPLPPGIGGGPPPPPPLPPGVGGGPPPPPPPPLPFGAPPPPPPPPGGMIEANVSRGLGRAYIKSAPPGRCPTQRMKKLNWQKMTILEGHSMWTSASSGPLEPNYTSIEELFALPKTDGPAKATGPPAKPKEISFIDGKKNLNLNIFLKQFRCSHEEFVAMIQRGDGSKFNVETLKQLLKLLPEKHEVENLRSYEGEPDKLADVDRFYLLLLAVPCYTLRIDCMLLSEETSVVLESLMPKAQLVEQACKSLKNSPRLPSFCKLTLDIGNFLNYGSHTGNAEGFKISTLLKLTETKATGSRITLLHHMIEEAEKNHPDLLKLPEDLDICDKAAGVPLESIQSEAATLIRFLENTQKKVEASSAEDLKENYLSAIKDNLAGCKKLQEMFTSIEEEKRTLAVYLCEDPSRLDLQDVFNTLKAFRALFIKAYKENHSRREQAVKVERRRKQQQEEESKRPKGEDGKRLRKTVAVQEEGCIIDNLLADIRKGFCLKKSRSRPDADTLPPNADTLAPDADTLAPDADTLAPDANTLAPDSDTLPPAGTTEDSGQPEPPHLPEAPEPAGLPEPQQSSPNTKEDRLYGSTVVLSFSDLPVLESSFPSPPATPTLTAEPRPLITSTPDWRVREEGGAERPSITNAALEGAGEE from the exons ATGGCCGCCAGGGCTAAATGGGGGACGGCGAAGGATCTGGTGACCAGCAGCGGTCCAGACGCCGACGCCCAGCTGGACGCCAACCTGGAGGATGCAGACCCAGAGCTCTGCATCCGACTGCTCCAG GTCCCGACGGTGACCAACTACTCAGGGCTGCTGAGGCGCCTGCAGTCCAGCAGCACGGCCTGGAAGGTGCAGTTCCTGGAGCTGCGCGGgctggacctgctgctggaggcctTGGAGCGAGTGTCCGGGCGGGGGTGCCTGCACATCACCGACGCCCTGCTCCAGCTGAAGTGCGTGGCTTGCGTGCGCGCCGTCATGAATTCCAAGACTGGCCTTGACTTCATGCTGGACAACCAGGGATACGTTCGAACGCTGGCCCAGG ctCTGGACACGTCTAACATGATGGTGAAGATGGAGGTGTTTAGGCTGCTGTCGTGCATCACGCTGTATAAAGTCAGTGGACACCAGCAGACCGTCGATGCCCTGGAGCACTACAAG agCCTGAAGAAGCAGCAGTATCGGTTCAGCGTGATCATGAACGAGCTCCACGCCACGGACAACGTGGACTACTTGGAGACCCTCATGGGCATGGTGAACACGCTGCTTCACGGCCTGGACGACCTCCGCAAGAGGGACAAGCTGCGCAAGGAATTCATAG GTCTGCAGCTGCTTGACCTACTGCCCCGACTAAG GGATATGGATGACATGAATCTGAACCACCAGTGCGAAACATTTGAGAACTCGCTGGCAGAGGACGAGGATGACATGATGGAGATGTATGGTGGCATCAACATGAGCAGCCACCAAGATGTCTTCACCAGCCTGTTTACCAGA GTGAGCAGCACCCCGGCATCGCTCCACCTGCTGTCAGTCCTTCAGGCTCTGCTGCTGGTGTCTCCAAACAGGACAGACGTCTGGGGGGTCCTGGAGACCCTGGGGGACCGAGCCATGCTGCTGTCCCAGGATG ATCAGATCCCAGAGGAATCCGCGGAGCAGCTCTTATCTAGGTTCCTTCCCTCAAAGGCCCtgcctccccctgtctcccccaatCGGAGGGTCCCGACCACTGACATGGCGGTCCAGACTGTATTGATGGACAGCCTTTCTGACCTATCCCAAACCACTAAtctatcacctcctccacctcctcctcccccaccactgcCTCCGTGTTTAGgaggtcctcctccacctcctcctcccccatctctgcCTCCGTGTTTAGgaggtcctcctccacctcctcctcccccacctctgccTCCGTGTTTAGgaggtcctcctccacctcctcctcctcctccacctcctccacttcccCCTGGCattggaggaggtcctcctccacctcctccacttcccCCTGGCGTTGGAGgcggtccacctcctcctccacctcctcctcttccctttggagctcctcctcctcctcctcctcctcctggtggaATGATTGAAGCCAATGTTTCTCGAGGGCTTGGCAGAGCTTACATTAAGTCCGCCCCCCCTGGTCGCTGCCCCACCCAGCGCATGAAGAAACTCAACTGGCAGAAAATGACCATCTTAG AGGGTCACTCCATGTGGACCTCTGCTTCATCCGGACCCCTGGAGCCCAACTACACCAGCATCGAGGAGCTGTTCGCTCTGCCGAAGACCGACGGCCCGGCTAAAGCCACCGGGCCCCCGGCCAAGCCCAAGGAG ATATCTTTCATCGACGGTAAAAAAAATCTGAACCTCAACATCTTCCTGAAGCAATTCCGATG TTCCCATGAGGAGTTTGTGGCAATGATCCAGAGAGGAGACGGCTCCAAGTTTAACGTTGAGACGCTGAAACAGCTGCTGAAACTGCTCCCAGAGAAACACGAG GTGGAGAACCTGCGCTCCTATGAAGGAGAACCAGACAAGCTGGCTGACGTCGACCGCTTTTATCTCCTCCTGCTGGCTGTCCCATG ctacaCGCTGCGTATAGATTGCATGCTGCTGAGCGAGGAGACCAGCGTTGTGTTGGAGAGTTTGATGCCCAAAGCCCAGCTGGTGGAGCAAGCCTGCAAGA GCCTTAAGAACAGCCCACGCCTGCCCAGTTTCTGTAAACTTACCCTCGACATCGGGAACTTTCTCAACTAT ggCAGCCATACAGGGAACGCAGAAGGGTTTAAGATCAGCACTCTGCTCAAATTGACGGAGACCAAAGCCACAGGGTCACGGATCACCCTGCTCCACCACATGATAGAG GAGGCTGAGAAGAACCATCCTGACCTGCTGAAGTTACCAGAGGATCTGGATATCTGTGACAAGGCCGCTGG ggtgCCCCTGGAGTCTATCCAGTCGGAGGCCGCCACCCTCATCAGGTTCCTGGAGAACACGCAGAAGAAGGTGGAGGCTTCCTCTGCGGAGGACCTGAAGGAGAACTACCTCTCGGCCATCAAG GACAACCTGGCCGGCTGCAAGAAGCTACAGGAGATGTTCACGTCCAtcgaggaagagaagaggacgCTGGCGGTGTACCTCTGTGAAGACCCCTCCAGGCTGGACCTGCAGGACGTCTTCAACACCCTCAAAGCCTTCAGAGCGCTCTTCATCAAAGCCTACAAG GAGAACCACAGCCGCAGGGAGCAGGCTGTCAAGGTGGAGCGGCGGCgcaagcagcagcaggaggaggagagcaaacGACCCAAAGGGGAGGATGGAAAGCGCT TGAGGAAGACTGTGGCGGTACAGGAGGAAGGCTGCATCATAGACAACCTGCTGGCGGACATCAGGAAAGGCTTCTGTCTCAAGAAGAGCAGATCCCGCCCCGACGCAGACACACTCCCCCCTAACGCAGACACACTGGCCCCTGACGCAGACACACTGGCCCCTGACGCAGACACACTGGCCCCTGACGCAAACACACTGGCCCCTGACTCAGAcacactgccccctgctggcacCACCGAGGACAGCGGGCAGCCTG
- the LOC130374591 gene encoding transmembrane protein 179-like yields MALDNFLFGQCILYFLAFLFGFISVVPLSENSDDFQGRCLLFTEGRWRKENATGGGGGGKESFVVEEWAPESSCRFVTFVGIASLIVSAVQAWRTFYYLCKGHDDNRVRVLLSLLASSALLCLLFVAGTLSTLGFSSWCTALRAHRPLSCEELQQTDLELGLDNSSFYDQFAIAQVGLWCSWLSWLVLVLLELLRVSWGPRRGEKLGLLLVQEKEPLLSL; encoded by the exons ATGGCCCTGGATAATTTCCTTTTTGGCCAATGCATCTTGTATTTCCTTGCGTTTCTGTTCGGCTTCATCTCGGTTGTGCCGCTGTCGGAAAACAGCGACGACTTCCAGGGGAGATGTCTTCTTTTCACGGAGGGGAGGTGGCGCAAGGAGAACGcgaccggaggaggaggaggaggaaaggagagcttTGTGGTGGAGGAATGGGCTCCCGAGTCCTCCTGCCGCTTCGTCACTTTCGTGGGCATCGCATCCCTCATCGTGTCCGCGGTGCAGGCTTGGCGGACCTTCTACTATCTCTGCAAGGGACACGACGA TAACCGGGTGCGTGTGCTGCTCAGCCTGCTGGCCAGCTCCGCCCTGCTCTGCCTGCTGTTTGTGGCCGGGACCCTCAGCACACTGGGCTTCAGCAGCTGGTGCACGGCGCTGCGGGCCCACCGGCCCCTCAG ttgtgaaGAGCTCCAGCAGACGGACCTAGAGCTGGGTCTGGATAACTCCTCTTTCTACGACCAGTTTGCCATCGCTCAG GTGGGTCTGTGGTGCTCCTGGTTGTCCTGGCTGGTCCTGGTTCTCCTGGAGCTCCTCCGGGTCTCCTGGGGCCCCCGCCGGGGGGAGAAGCTGGGGCTCCTCCTGGTGCAGGAGAAGGAGCCGCTCCTCAGCCTCTGA
- the LOC130374981 gene encoding photoreceptor outer segment membrane glycoprotein 2-like yields the protein MAVGKVTFTREERDLLAKVLWMLNWISVVTGVIIFSLGLFIKVEIQKQRDVMSDQDILYVPHMLIATGLVACCINFLGGKICYDCVDGAKFTRWKLVMLPYIVCTFCFTFCVLVGALLCYSMRSQLEDSLQMGLRGAMRYYKDTDTPGRCYLKRTLDLLQIQFECCGNAGYKDWFAVQWVSNRYLDMTSPRVLDRLRSNVEGKYLMDGVPFSCCNTFSPRPCIQHQLTNNSAHFSYRHQTDRLNLWTRGCRQVLLEHYTGILQSTGLIVLLIWLFELLVLTGVRYLQTAMENLLLLGDLDSESDGWILENSLAETARWNLNVIKNLGKCYNVDDDEDPNINVPSTSQSHYTERSSCQGKRSTVQLRGPVFKIVQLEDDSGARRVQDGQ from the exons ATGGCCGTCGGCAAGGTGACCTTCACGAGGGAAGAGAGGGACCTGCTGGCCAAGGTGCTATGGATGCTGAACTGGATCTCCGTGGTGACAGGCGTCATCATCTTCAGCCTGGGCCTGTTCATCAAGGTGGAGATCCAGAAGCAAAGGGACGTGATGTCAGACCAGGACATCCTGTACGTGCCTCACATGCTCATCGCCACGGGCCTGGTCGCCTGCTGCATTAACTTCCTGGGCGGGAAGATCTGCTACGACTGCGTGGACGGGGCCAAGTTCACCCGCTGGAAGCTGGTGATGCTGCCCTACATCGTCTGCACCTTCTGCTTCACCTTCTGCGTGCTGGTGGGGGCGCTCCTGTGCTACAGCATGCGCAGCCAGCTGGAAGACTCCCTGCAGATGGGCCTGCGCGGCGCAATGCGGTACTACAAGGACACCGACACACCTGGACGGTGCTACCTGAAGCGCACGCTGGACCTGCTCCAGATCCAGTTCGAGTGCTGCGGGAACGCCGGGTACAAAGACTGGTTCGCCGTCCAGTGGGTCAGCAATCGATACCTGGACATGACCAGCCCCCGCGTCCTGGA TCGCTTGAGGAGCAACGTGGAGGGCAAGTACCTGATGGACGGCGTTCCGTTCAGCTGCTGTAACACCTTCTCGCCGCGGCCCTGCATCCAGCACCAGCTCACCAACAACTCGGCCCACTTCAGCTACCGCCACCAGACGGACCGCCTCAACCTGTGGACGCGGGGCTGCAGACAGGTGCTGCTGGAGCACTACACCGGCATCCTGCAGTCCACCGGCCTCATAGTCCTCCTCATATGGCTGTTTGAG CTGCTGGTCCTGACGGGCGTGCGGTACCTTCAGACGGCCATGGAGAACCTGCTCCTCCTGGGGGACCTGGACTCAGAGTCAGACGGCTGGATCCTGGAGAACAGCCTGGCTGAGACGGCCCGCTGGAACCTCAACGTCATCAAGAACCTGGGCAAGTGCTACAACGTGGACGACGACGAGGACCCCAACATCAACGTCCCCAG CACCTCTCAGAGCCACTATACG GAAAGGAGTTCCTGTCAGGGAAAACGGTCCACGGTCCAGCTCCGAGGCCCCGTGTTTAAAATAGTCCAGTTGGAGGACGACAGCGGGGCCAGGAGGGTGCAGGACGGTCAGTGA
- the ckbb gene encoding creatine kinase, brain b: MPFGNTHNKLKMNYSSDQEFPDLTKHNNHMAKILTPEIYSNLRDKETPSGFTLDDVIQTGIDNPGHPFIMTVGCVAGDEETYEVFKELLDPVIEDRHGGYKPSDKHKTDINPDNLQGGDDLDPNYVLSSRVRTGRSVRGFCLPPHCSRGERRAIEDLSIQSLDVLDGDLKGTYYALKNMTDEEQQQLIDDHFLFDKPVSPLLLASGMARDWPDGRGIWHNEGKTFLVWVNEEDHLRVISMQKGGNMKEVFNRFCTGLTKIESLFKDRGHEFMWNEHLGYVLTCPSNLGTGLRAGVHVKIPNLSKHESFGEVLKRLRLQKRGTGGVDTAAVGGVFDISNADRLGFSEVELVQMVVDGVRLMVDMEKRLEAGQAIDDLMPEQK; the protein is encoded by the exons ATGCCGTTCGGTAACACGCACAACAAGCTGAAGATGAACTACTCATCGGACCAGGAGTTCCCCGACCTCACCAAGCACAACAACCACATGGCCAAGATCCTCACCCCGGAGATTTACTCCAACCTGCGGGACAAAGAGACGCCTAGCGGCTTCACCCTGGATGACGTCATCCAGACCGGCATCGACAATCCAG GCCACCCCTTCATCATGACGGTGGGCTGCGTGGCGGGAGACGAGGAGACCTACGAGGTGTTCAAGGAGCTGCTGGACCCCGTGATCGAAGACCGCCACGGAGGGTACAAGCCCTCTGACAAACACAAGACCGACATCAACCCGGACAACCTGCAG GGCGGAGACGACTTGGATCCCAACTACGTGCTGAGCTCCAGGGTGAGGACGGGGAGGAGTGTTCGCGGGTTCTGCCTGCCGCCCCACTGCAGCCGCGGGGAGAGACGCGCCATCGAGGACCTCTCCATCCAAA GTCTGGACGTCCTGGACGGGGACCTGAAGGGAACGTACTACGCCCTGAAGAACATGACAgatgaggagcagcagcagctcatcGACGACCACTTCCTGTTCGACAAGCCcgtctcccccctgctcctggcCTCCGGGATGGCCCGGGACTGGCCCGACGGTCGTGGCATCTG GCACAACGAGGGAAAGACCTTCTTGGTCTGGGTCAACGAGGAGGACCACCTCAGGGTCATCTCCATGCAGAAGGGAGGCAACATGAAGGAGGTCTTCAACCGCTTCTGCACCGGCCTCACAAAG ATCGAATCCCTGTTCAAGGACCGAGGACACGAGTTCATGTGGAACGAGCACCTGGGATACGTCCTCACCTGCCCCTCCAACCTGGGCACCGGGCTGCGCGCCGGCGTCCACGTCAAGATCCCCAACCTCAGCAAGCACGAGTCCTTCGGAGAGGTCCTCAAGAGGCTGAGGCTCCAGAAGCGTGGAACAG GTGGCGTGGACACCGCCGCAGTGGGCGGAGTCTTCGACATCTCCAACGCCGACCGGCTGGGCTTCtcggaggtggagctggtgcaGATGGTGGTGGACGGTGTCCGACTGATGGTGGACATGGAGAAGCGCCTGGAGGCCGGCCAGGCCATCGACGACCTCATGCCCGAGCAGAAGTGA